The genomic DNA GCTGCCCTGGTCCGTGCTGGCCCAGGGCCACATCCCAATGCCCTTCTCGCAATGCCTCACGGCAGCCGCCATGTCCAAATATTGAAGATGCAGCTGCTTGTCCGCTACGATCACATTCACATAATCGACGCTACGCAAACAGTGATCCGCCACGCTCAACAGGCAGTTCGCGTCGGGCGGCAGATAGATGCGGGTGACGTGCGCGCTCTTGTTGGTCACCACATCAAGGAACCCCGGGTCTTGATGGGTAAAGCCATTGTGGTCCTGACGCCAGACGGTGGAGGTGATCAACAGATTCAAGGATGAGATGGACGCTCGCCATTTGACCTCGGTTTTACATTTTTCCAGCCACTTGGCATGCTGGTTGACCATGGAATCGATGATGTGAAGGAACGCTTCATACGAGGCGAAGAACATGTGGCGGCCGGTCAACAGGTAGCCCTCCGCCCACCCCTCGAGGGTATGTTCGCTGAGCATTTCCATGACGCGACCATCCGGCGACAGCTGACCGCCATCCAAGTCCTCGGGCTTGAACTCCGCCAGCCAGGTCTTCTTGGTGGTCTCGTAAATGGCTTGCAGGTGGTTGGACGCCGTTTCATCCGGTCCGAAGACCCGGAAGTTATGCATATTGTCGCGCATGATGTCGCGCAGAAAGTGACCCAAAAGGAATGTTGATTGGGCTTCAATGGCCCCCGGCTTGATAACCGACACTCCGTATGTCCGAAAGTCCGGAATTCGAAGTGGAATCCGCAGCAGGCCACCGTTCGCATGGGGATTGGCACTCATCCGTCGGCGGCCGGTCGGAGCCAATGCCCTCAGCTGCTGAACCAGTGAGCCGTTTTCATCGAACAGATCTTCCGGTCTGTAACTCCGCATCCATGTTTCGAGCATCGCGAGGTGCGTCGGATTTTCGACGACATCGGGGATCGGAATCTGATGCGCTCGCCAGTAACCTTCCAACTTGTGTCCGTCTAATTCTTTGGGGGCGGTCCATCCTTTGGGCGTGCGGAGGATGATCATGGGCCAGGAGGGCCGTACGGCTTTGTCGCTCCGGCGCGTCTCCTCCTGGACTGCACGGATCTGGTTGATGCAGGTCTCGACAGTCGCCGCCATCTTACGGTGCATGACCGGCGGGTCATCCCCATCGACGAGATGAGGAGTCCACCCAAAGCTGGCGAACATGCCGTGCAATTCGTCTGATGCGATGCGAGCCGAAATGGTCGGATTAGCGATCTTGTACCCATTCAGATGAAGAATCGGCAGCACGGCGCCGTCGCGAATGGGATTCAGAAATTTGTTGGAATGCAGAGAGGCCATCAGTGGACCGGTTTCGGCCTCACCGTCTCCGATGACGGCGGCGACGAGCAAATCCGGGTTATCAAACGCCGCCCCGAACGCATGCGACACGCTGTATCCCAATTCGCCCCCCTCATGGATGGAACC from Nitrospira sp. includes the following:
- a CDS encoding phosphoketolase family protein, whose amino-acid sequence is MNPATTDTPLETRTPLAADELHLMDAYWRACNYLSLGMLYLCGNPLLREPLRVEHIKKRLIGHWGSAPGQNFIWVHLNRAITRYDLNMIYIAGPGHGAPAMLANAYLEGTYSEVYPDKSQDVEGLRRFFKQFSFPGGIGSHATPETPGSIHEGGELGYSVSHAFGAAFDNPDLLVAAVIGDGEAETGPLMASLHSNKFLNPIRDGAVLPILHLNGYKIANPTISARIASDELHGMFASFGWTPHLVDGDDPPVMHRKMAATVETCINQIRAVQEETRRSDKAVRPSWPMIILRTPKGWTAPKELDGHKLEGYWRAHQIPIPDVVENPTHLAMLETWMRSYRPEDLFDENGSLVQQLRALAPTGRRRMSANPHANGGLLRIPLRIPDFRTYGVSVIKPGAIEAQSTFLLGHFLRDIMRDNMHNFRVFGPDETASNHLQAIYETTKKTWLAEFKPEDLDGGQLSPDGRVMEMLSEHTLEGWAEGYLLTGRHMFFASYEAFLHIIDSMVNQHAKWLEKCKTEVKWRASISSLNLLITSTVWRQDHNGFTHQDPGFLDVVTNKSAHVTRIYLPPDANCLLSVADHCLRSVDYVNVIVADKQLHLQYLDMAAAVRHCEKGIGMWPWASTDQGSAPDVVMACAGDVVTMEALAATAILRERFSDLKIRFINVVDLFKLEPITDHPHGLTNRDFDGLFTTDKPVIFNFHGYPALIHKLAYRANHDLWHVHGYNEEGSIDTPLALAILNEVDRFSLAIDVIDRVPRLQESGAHVKNWLQDQILEHLAHAHEHGIDPPEIRNWKWPYT